The following are encoded together in the Pleurocapsa sp. FMAR1 genome:
- a CDS encoding SRPBCC family protein, with protein sequence MPSAQIFEQSIKIKASSVITEECITDLKLMHRWLNPMLKCEPIGIWSTTVGSLSRFTLKIPLLQPSLRSVVIQREPGLIVWEFDGFFKGRDRWECQPTKDGTFLLNRFEFAIPNPMVSWGFNNFAVNLTKKDMQAQLRRLKRVAEEVYRHSDN encoded by the coding sequence ATGCCATCTGCTCAAATTTTTGAACAATCTATTAAAATCAAAGCCAGTTCGGTAATCACTGAAGAATGCATAACGGACTTAAAATTAATGCATCGTTGGCTAAATCCAATGCTAAAGTGTGAACCAATTGGCATTTGGAGTACGACTGTAGGCAGCCTGAGTCGTTTTACGCTCAAAATTCCTCTACTCCAGCCAAGTCTTAGAAGCGTTGTGATTCAAAGAGAACCAGGTCTAATTGTCTGGGAATTTGACGGCTTTTTTAAAGGACGCGATCGCTGGGAATGTCAACCCACTAAAGATGGTACATTTCTCTTAAATCGTTTTGAATTTGCTATTCCTAACCCGATGGTTAGCTGGGGATTTAACAATTTTGCAGTCAACCTAACCAAAAAAGATATGCAGGCACAGTTAAGAAGGCTAAAAAGAGTTGCTGAAGAAGTCTATCGCCATAGTGACAATTAA